From the Anopheles stephensi strain Indian chromosome X, UCI_ANSTEP_V1.0, whole genome shotgun sequence genome, the window CACGAGTACGACGGTCTCGATGTGGCCTTATCGtggccaacacacacacacacacggacacggacACAATCAAGTACAACACCCTCGTGCCGATCGTGATGTAAAGCAGTGTGATGCAGGCAGGCTGTAGGGAAAAGCCAACGCCGTGGTAGGGAGTCGGGAAAAACAATATCCCTCTACATGGGCCACATCACACCGGTAGGCCAAGAGTCCTGGGGGAAGTGGGAGCCGAGGTGCGGACTCTAGCTGTCGTGTTACATGCAAATGGTGCAGTAAAAATATCATTAACTTTTCACGGGCGCATCCAACTGGAAAGACTTCGGAAACGCAAAGAGCAGAAGCGCCTGAGCGTACGCGGATCGCCGGGGCCATCTTGTGAATGTACATAATATCCAGAGGCCGAGTACGATAGAAACCGCACCGAATATACATGTGCATGTATCGTACAATCGAAGTTGGTGGATAGATTTGTACCCCGCAAACTTCaagagttttttctttctgacTTCTAGCTATTCTGGATCATTGAAGTCAACTGGGCGGATATATTTATCGAGCGATCCTCGGAGCACGGCAAAGtccgtgtttcttttttttttctgtgtccAACATCTCCAGCCAGCCCTTACCAAGAAGCATCCCGAAGGACTCCGGCCAGTCCCAATTAATcctagccagccagccggagACGGAATTCTCGGGTCGCCCCCCCCAGATCGGGTCGGGTATTAGTAATCTCGATAAGACAAAATAATCACCAAAATTAAACGCATTGCACACTTTCACGGATCCCTATTTTTCGGCTTCTATTGGTCGGTtttcagggggggggggggttgcgAGTGGCTATCCGTTCCATTGACCTACACAATGAGCACGGTGGGAGGTTATGAtgagtaaaaagaaaaaaaggtaaggGAGCCTGGAAAAACCTCCCGTCCTGGTGCTAGAGCTTGCTGGTCGGCAGCCGGCAATCAACAAAtaaagaattaaaataaaattgaagatGAGGCCGGGGTCCCTTTTTACTCGGCGCTAAATACAGCCGACCCCTCCCTCTGACCTCCCTCACCCAACTCCCtcatcaaaaaaaaagggcaacaaaCCATCATTTTTCCTTCCTAATCTCTAATGACTAATACTAATCACGTTGGCAAAGAATCGCTTCTAACCGggtacactcacacacacacacagacggaaGAGAAGACGCAAGTCTTCGGTGGTCTTCTGGTGACTGGCGTGTAATTGTTGTGCCCTTCCTCCCACCGGGCTGGGGAAGCGTCCTACCGCAGGGCGCCCGTGAACcagaaaaaagggcaaaattAACACCAAAAACCCACGGTGTACGCATCCATATTTACCTAAgaagaggacgacgacgacgcgctAACGTCGTCACCGAGCGCCTCCAAATCCCGTCCCCccgtaaagtatgcaaagGATCTGGTGCGGGTAAAGCAGCAAataaaagtacaaaaaaaaggtcacaTAATTTTAGGCGCTCTTAATGTGCGCTTAACAATGGCGGACGGTTTGTTGGACCGAGGGGACGGGAAAGGTGTGACggcggggagggggggataTTGCTCTTGTTAAGCTAAATAGTCACTGTTAGCAGCATGAAATATCACGCTTGTAGCtcgcactcactcactcgctctctctcgctctctctctttcattcCAATTTTTCTGACAGTCCGGGACAATAGGCGCATAGGGCGGTTTGGGACGAACCGAGCAAAggggttgttggtttttttgttgttgctgttgctcttcttcttttcgtacTCTGCGGGAAAACGCCTTTGCTGCTGCaagccatcaccaccacaccacggcTGGGCTGGGCTGCGGTGTACGTTTTGGGTTTGGTTAAGTTGGTTGGTCGTGGTGGTTTTCGGTGCGTACCTCGATGGTTGGCGCGTGtgaaggggaggggggaaacACGGGCAGGGCGTGTTGAGATATTGCAGGACCTAGTCGTCCTTCGCGCGCGCGAAAGTGCGAACGGGATGGAGAGAGCGGCCTGGGCGAGAtgcagaaggaaaaacaaaaatgccgtGCTGCGCGACGGGAAAAAATCCGGACCGTACGAACGCAACGTTCGGGCCCAGTTGTCGTCCCTTCTGCGTCGGGGttgatttttccttccctttttcgcACGCTCCTTCCAGCCGGCTCGGGCAGGTTCCGGAGCGGcacgggtggggggggggggggaaacccCTACTGTTAGGTTAGAATTGGGGTTACTGTTAGGGAACCACGGTAAAGAAGGGATAACAAATGTTGGTTTTCGGCCAAGGCGAAGACGAACGCGTGCAGCAGCGCATTTGTGTgagggggggaagggggggagggaggggcgATTTTGTTGAAGAGTCCTGTCGTTTGAGGCATCGAAGAGGTTCGGTTATGCAAGGATGGGTATGTCtctgtatgtgtatgtgtgccgcTGACGTGGAATGGGAAAACAGATTAACCTCGAGGGGCAAGAGGGCGTGCGGAAGGGAGAGGCACATCAACACGAcgcgcaacaacaacgaaaaaaaatctgcgGACAATAAAACGTGAGACGGCGAACGGAACGACACGCGCCAGAGCGAAAGCGCACGATGTCCTTGTGACAGTTGTGGGCAGAGGCGAAACCAATGAAAAACCCCCCCctccacgaaaaaaaaagaagcaacggAAAAACCTTTGCGGAAAAAGTGAGACGCGTGtgtgggttgtgtgtgtgtgcgcgcgcgaagccgaaccgaaccgaaccgccCGAGCGCGTCTTACGGCGGGTTGGAAAAATCCGCAATCCCAAGAAAAGTCTGTTacgggggaaaagaaaaaggccaCACCGCTGCTTTTCGTTGGGGAAGAAGGGAGAGGcaggagggagggaggggttTTCCACGAGGGAAGGGAAATtgcgtgctctctctctccctctctcttttatCCATCCAAAGTGGCATAGctatctcgctcgctcgttcacACTCTCTCGCGCCGCGCAGATTTTTCCTATTCCGCGCACACTATTACGAAGAAAAATGCTGCCGGAGCTCGTTGGGCAGGGGTGACATGGGGGGTGAGGGGAGAAacggcgaacgaacgaacgcaaaACAGAGGgaactaaaaaaaacacacacacacacacacacacacagcacaccaaACGGAAAAGCGCGCGTGCTGGGCGAGAAAAAGAACTAGCACAGTACACACATAGCGAAAACCCGAGAGGCTCGGTTCCGTAGCATTACCCAATTTTGCTTGCTGCCGATTGGAGAGAATAAAAATGGGACGCTTTTGCACCGCGCGcgcgtttctgtgtgtgtgtatcagtAGTCGTGCGCACATTTTTATGTACTGTATACAGGCGGTTCGatgcctgctgctgttccttTGCACAAATCGTCCTTTTCGGGGACGTTCGGCGGTTCGACATTATTCGTCGGTTTCTtacaccgtcgtcgtcgcttttgtgtttccttcttttttttgttgttgctgttttggtttggtcttcttctgctttggaCCGCCGCTGGTTCCGCGGGAGGTTACGCGCtttggatgttttgtttttgcacacGATCACGGTTCGGATCCTCTCGCTCGCGCGAACGCTTCGAAACGATCTACACGCCGCGTTAtgcgcctgaatgtaggcaGCGTCGGTAGCGGTGGTTGCTCAACGCGGTTTGTGGACAGGACACTTTTGTGGTGTGTGAGCAGTATGGCGAGCGTACAcagaagagaaacaaaaaaaaaacacaaacaaacgcacgcaaaaaaacgaacagcaGAGCGTCCGAGTCAGGGATGCTCATTCTGACAGAAAAGAAGAATTTTGGAAAttttggtaaaattttttgaaaaataaaatatttttctcttcGCCGTTACATTTCCGCttatgaaaatgaaacaaaatgcggtgaaaatgaaaatgcgaaaaaaaaaaacacaaacaaaacattataaACAAATCGGAAAAATGCAGCAACCCAAAAGAAGGGTATGCGATGCACAACATTGCAAGCAAACACACTAGGGGGAAAAcgctgcacacaaacacacacgcatacacacggAAATGCATACAAACAGTCGCTCGAACAGACGGTGGAAAAAGGCACACTTTTACActttgccagcagcagcagcgccgtCTGAGATCGACAACCGCTgcgtgagagcgagagcgagagagcgaaaacaagaaaatgagtgtgcgagagcgagagagcgaactcGAGAGGTCGCCCTACCTCGAATGCAGCGCGCATCAGCCACGTTTGACGGGCCCTGGCTTTTTCCACCAGGGGGTTTTTGCGTTCGGATCGCTTCAGTTTTCCTGCTCCTCGTACTTGCTTCCCCTACCGAATTCCCTTTTATGTGGCGCATTCTCACTCACACTTCAACGGTACTGCTCGCTTTTCCCttcccgcagcagcagcagcagcagcagggggCAGCCCAACCCAACACCCGACCAGCCGACCGACCTAACCAACCGAcctaaccaaccaaccaaccaaccaaccgaccgaccgaccgaccgaccgtccaACCCGAAATATAGGGAGTCGAAAAGGAatcgaaaaatattttttaaaaacagtTTCGTTTGAGACATTAAGCTGGTTGCATGTCTTTTGGGAGACGGGTCGTCAAGTCGTCCGTGTGTGCGGTTTACGGtgtgtcggtttttttttacgggaCGAGAGCTCGCGCTTCTATGTTCGTACCAGCGGCCGTGTAGAAAGCGTACCCGGAAACATTACCGCGTGCGTgcctgtgcgtgcgtgtgcatgTGAATAAGCCGTACCCTGTCAGTGCTGGTTCTAGTGTCCGCAACGTCACGCACTTACATCTATGCCATACGGCGGTGCAGCGGCCAGcaagagcgaaagaaagagagagagagtaagcgAGTGTGCAAATAGTGGAAAAAGTTTAAAGAAAAGTTGCTAAACATCCTACCATCATCCGATCGCGGTAGAAGTCGAGGTACACAAGTCCTACGTTCGGCACTTTCCATCAGCAAACGATCCTAAGGACACCGCGTCCgttagtgttttgttttcagttGCCCAGCACTGGGTCTACttgttttgcgtttgtttATTAGTGGAAGTAACGAGTCGGCCAGTGCATTGTTATTGTATccgtctctgtgtgtgtgtgcgtgtgtgtagtcACGAGCACTTCCTCGCTAGTACGCTCCAGGATCTCCGATCGACTACACGATCAGTTGTGTGGCGTTACACTTCCGCATCCGACAGCGACGATTCGATTATCCAACAATCCGGCAGCTGCGGCAACCATCAATCAAAGGAAACCAGTGACCCGAGTGATCGAATTATATCACCCACAGGCACAAAAGTACACACTCGAAGGTTCCGTGTGCGGAACTTAATTACGACGTTTCGGCCATTGTTTACCAATCATATTGACAATCAAAATCAGCAGCATCCAGCCCACGACTGCACGGCATCGGTGGCGTGTTGTGAGCCGTTACGGACAGCCAGGACACTATCAAACTCACAGCTGTACCACGAGAAAAACGGAAGgatctgggtgtgtgtgtgtgtgtgtgtgtggtggggcGTTATTGACATACGTGCTGAGGGTTGCTGTACGGACGTGTGTGCGTGGATTTAATTAACCCTCGAATATCGCACGCGTCCTCTATAGCCTGGGAAACGTTGATAGTTGGGCCTAAACGGCTGGACGCGCGCGCTCGGTATCGATACGGTGCGTGTGTATGCAAGCGTGtgcctacattcaggcgcaGCGTACTAACTGTCAGGATAACAAACAACGGAGCGATCGCAAGCGATTGATGTGATTTATGCTAGCAGATTAGCtccagcagtgtgtgtgtgtgtgagtggaagGCATAGATTTAGATGTACATAGGCGGGAGCTAGCACCCCGCTGCTAGCCGTACATGCCTGCCTAAGGACATTTGCCAGTGaggacacacactcacacagacgCCTAGGAGGCTGGTGAGGAGGCGTTTGTGGTGATGATCGGCAGGATTAACGCGCAACAACTGCTGCCTTCTACACGACGAgtgtccgcgtgtgtgtgtgtgtgttggtgcgcgTGTCCAacccgtgtttgtgtgtatgcgcgCGCGCTTCAATGAGTGTGTTGCGTGTGTGAGGTGGGTGCGTTGACTGTTATCCCAGCACGCCCTCAACATCCTCAGTCCAGAAAGTGTGCAAGGGGTCACCATCGTCCAAGTTGCAGCCAGGGACTTGCCAATCAACCTCAAGGACCAGCCAAACTCCATCAAACCCGTTTGCGGGAAGAATTCTaacgcaaagaaaaaagcgaCAAAGAGCATCGAAGGAACCATCACGTGCGTCACCAGCAATCATATCAGCTACATCCAATGCATCTACCGGCGGCAACCAGCAGCGACTGCCAAAGCCCTTCGATGCCGACCACAATCAATGACATGTTTGCCAACCTGCACGAGATGCTGCAGGAGTATCACGGCGAGCTGGTCCAGACCGGCTCACCGGCGGTGCTCTGCTCCGCCCTGCCGACGCACTGGCGCTCGAACAAGAGCTTACCGTGCGCGTTCAAGGTGATCGCACTCGACGACATCCAGGACGGTACGCTCGTCACGATCAAGGCGGGCAACGACGAGAACTACCATGCGGAGCTGCGGAACGCGACCGCCGTCATGAAGAACCAGGTGGCGAAGTTTAACGATTTGCGCTTCGTCGGACGTTCGGGGCGTGGGAAATCGTTCTCGATTACCATCACGATCAGCTCGTACCCGTGCCAAATCGCGACCTACACGAAGGCGATCAAGGTGACGGTGGACGGACCGCGTGAACCACGATCAAAACAAAGTAAGTATCCTTGCCACGGTAGCCTGCTATTGCTAGACTAAGCAATCAGCAAACCTTAACCAAAAAGACTGGTCTAATCGTTGTCCATTTTCTTTCGCGCTTTGCCGTCCCTGTCGTGGTGCATTGGAGTAGATTTCGCCTACGGACATCCGGGTGCATTTAATCCCTTCATCCTGAACGCCGGTTGGCTTGATGCGGCCTACATGAACTACGCCTGGTCCGACTACTTCcgtcagcatcagcagcagcaagcgatCCAGGTGCCGCCCCCGTCCGCTGGTCCACAACAGACTTCGCTCGGATGCCATGACAAAGGTAGGATTTCGCGAAATTGAGTGATTGGATGCATCAACATCATATCCACATGTTTGGAGCGCAAGCTATTCTTCGTACTTCAATATCCTCAATGTTCCAAGAGTCCGACACCGACTTTTTTGTTCGGGAAATTTCATTCGAAGAAGAAAGTCACCGAGAACATGAAAGGTTTGAAGCATCTAGAGAGATATATTCTACGCATCCCTAGCTATATGTATAGACAGAGTATAATCTACTGAGGTTCTCTCTTCACATCGCGTATACTTAACATGAAGTTGGTGTATCCTTTTTGAAGTTTATTTTGAACTCTCAATTTCTACGCACTATAGTCTACGCTAGAAGCTGTACTTACTTTAGAAGGATTCCTTTTTAAATTTAGTATATCTTGCAAAACTGAGAACTTCATCCCTGGCATATGATGAGCATTTTGCTTGTGTATACATGAAGATTTAGTCTATGTCGCGCACTACACATTGGAAAGACCACAACAACCTCTTGGACCAATATTGAGGTTCAGGACGACATATGATACGTCATCtgacggtgttttttttcttacgtaTTTTGTCTCTCCCTCCATACAGTAAGCAGCGGTACGATAGGTAATGGACATCTGCTCGGCAGTGCCACCGCTACGACCGCTGCCGTGATGACCGATCCGACGACCGAGCTAGTGTCGCTCCGTTCGCCAACCAGCCAAACAGTGCCTGCCCCGACCGTGGCCACCGGTGTCGTCCCGCCACCGAACGGTCTCCCCACACCGGCGCTACTCGCCAGCCCTGCCTCCACCTACCCGCCCGGAGCGATCTCCTCATTCGCGGTTCACGCGGACCAGCAGCTGGTCAAGTCACCCTTTTTGCCTTACGACATAGCCGCCTTTCGCTCGACGGCCGCGGCcgcagcagcggcagccgccgccgccgccaccaacgGTACCCTGCGCCCTGCCCAGCTGTCCGCCACCATCACCCTGCACCAGTCGGCGAGCGTCGATTCGGCTTCGTCGCGCCTTTCGCCCGCCTCGTCCCGCAACTCGAACGCCAGTCCGCCTCCACCTCCACCTGCCCTGTCGACGGCGGCAGCCGCCGCAGCCGTAGCAGCGGCCGCCGCTGCCTCCTTGCCGCCCGGACTGCTGCACACGGCGAAGGGTGCCAACCACGCaacgcaccatcaccaccagcaccatcatcaccatctgcacaaccaccacaaccTTCAGCAGCCACGGTTGGCAGGGCTAGGGCCGCAGCCGGGATCGCTGTCCGCCGGCGGCTCGGTACCGggcgtcagcagcagcagcatcggcaaTGACACCAGCAACGGCGATCTGTCGTCCGCGAACGAGGACGAATCGGACGACGAGCAGATCGACGTGGTCAAGTCCGCCTTCATTCCGATCCTGCGGCCGCCGGCGGCACCGTCCGCCGAGACGACCGCCTCCGGCAGCACCGGCACCCGGGAAAATTCGCCCGACATCTGCGAAAAGCCCGAAACGCCCGATTCTACCACCGCACCCACCACGaccaccgccgccgctgccGGTGGTCCTACTTCGCCGCCCCGGTTCGGGCTCCGGTGTGATCTGAAGGCGCTGTCCACGAAAAAGCAGATCCTGCACGAATCCGCACCCGGCCTGGTGTGcatcaaacagcagcagcagcagcaacaacaaccaacgcCACAGCTAGAATCGCCCGAGCGTACGAAGCTCCGGTCGCCCAATCTGATCAAGCAGACGCAGAAGACGGTCTGGCGACCTTACTGAAGTCGGCGCAAACCACTGGTCGGAGTGCGGCTAGGCAGACGTTCGACCACCACCCGCACGCTACCGGAGAGGATTAACGGATAATGAAAAACCCCCACTGAGCatggaagctttttttgtataattaaAATGGTGATATTAAAGTTAAAGTACGGAGGGCAAATTGGGAGATTGAGAGGAAGTGagaaaacccacacacacacaatggaaGAAATTACAGGTATGAGGTgcaagagatagagagatat encodes:
- the LOC118504883 gene encoding segmentation protein Runt-like isoform X1, which translates into the protein MHLPAATSSDCQSPSMPTTINDMFANLHEMLQEYHGELVQTGSPAVLCSALPTHWRSNKSLPCAFKVIALDDIQDGTLVTIKAGNDENYHAELRNATAVMKNQVAKFNDLRFVGRSGRGKSFSITITISSYPCQIATYTKAIKVTVDGPREPRSKQIDFAYGHPGAFNPFILNAGWLDAAYMNYAWSDYFRQHQQQQAIQVPPPSAGPQQTSLGCHDKVSSGTIGNGHLLGSATATTAAVMTDPTTELVSLRSPTSQTVPAPTVATGVVPPPNGLPTPALLASPASTYPPGAISSFAVHADQQLVKSPFLPYDIAAFRSTAAAAAAAAAAAATNGTLRPAQLSATITLHQSASVDSASSRLSPASSRNSNASPPPPPPALSTAAAAAAVAAAAAASLPPGLLHTAKGANHATHHHHQHHHHHLHNHHNLQQPRLAGLGPQPGSLSAGGSVPGVSSSSIGNDTSNGDLSSANEDESDDEQIDVVKSAFIPILRPPAAPSAETTASGSTGTRENSPDICEKPETPDSTTAPTTTTAAAAGGPTSPPRFGLRCDLKALSTKKQILHESAPGLVCIKQQQQQQQQPTPQLESPERTKLRSPNLIKQTQKTVWRPY
- the LOC118504883 gene encoding segmentation protein Runt-like isoform X2 gives rise to the protein MHLPAATSSDCQSPSMPTTINDMFANLHEMLQEYHGELVQTGSPAVLCSALPTHWRSNKSLPCAFKVIALDDIQDGTLVTIKAGNDENYHAELRNATAVMKNQVAKFNDLRFVGRSGRGKSFSITITISSYPCQIATYTKAIKVTVDGPREPRSKQNFAYGHPGAFNPFILNAGWLDAAYMNYAWSDYFRQHQQQQAIQVPPPSAGPQQTSLGCHDKVSSGTIGNGHLLGSATATTAAVMTDPTTELVSLRSPTSQTVPAPTVATGVVPPPNGLPTPALLASPASTYPPGAISSFAVHADQQLVKSPFLPYDIAAFRSTAAAAAAAAAAAATNGTLRPAQLSATITLHQSASVDSASSRLSPASSRNSNASPPPPPPALSTAAAAAAVAAAAAASLPPGLLHTAKGANHATHHHHQHHHHHLHNHHNLQQPRLAGLGPQPGSLSAGGSVPGVSSSSIGNDTSNGDLSSANEDESDDEQIDVVKSAFIPILRPPAAPSAETTASGSTGTRENSPDICEKPETPDSTTAPTTTTAAAAGGPTSPPRFGLRCDLKALSTKKQILHESAPGLVCIKQQQQQQQQPTPQLESPERTKLRSPNLIKQTQKTVWRPY